CtgacaatatatataaatatatatttcagGTTCAGGGGCTGGTAAACACGTTTGGAGATCTTCGTGCAACTCTTGCTGCTATTGATAGGATTAATTCAGTTTTATCTGGAGTAGAAATTGATGAGGCCCTTGCTTATGGTTTAGAAAAACAAATCCAGCAGAAAGAAGTGCATGACGAGAATCTGAGTCTGTTCTTTGCCAACAATTATGATAAGAAGAACCAAACTATAAATGCACATTATATGTCAGCCTTGAAATCTGCTAGCAATGTGTATAACCTGGCTTGGTCTGGCGATATATGTCTTGAAGGTATTTTTTTATCAGTTCCATGTGTTTGCTTTGAGGTGCATTAATCTTGCCTTACatttatatattatgtttttttataattatattacattttttacattttatatattatgCTTTTTCTTATAATTACGTTACACTTTTATATTGCATATAatttttgtcctcaaaatttgatgaggaaatttcattttgaaatcGTTATCCACATTGTCCCTGAAAACTAACTTTCGTTTGCCAGTGGGAGTATTTCTAGAGAAGTTTCGCATATTATTTCCAATGTTCTATGTTGGTTTACTGATCTTCTTTGCAGATCACTAGATTTACCTTGATCACTATGTAGTTGGGAATCGCTGTGAGTGGTGATGTAATACATTATATTTACAAGTTGTTGGACTCTACAGTGAATGCACAGGCAGTTTTCCTGCTGCAAACTAATGGTCTTATATTGCTCTGCAGATGTGCACTTCTCTTATCCTTTGAGGCCTGATGTGGAAATCTTAAATGGTCTTGATTTAACACTAAAATGTGGAACTGTAACGGCTTTAGTGGGTCCAAGCGGTGCAGGGAAAAGTACAATTGTACAGCTATTAGCACGTCTCTATGAGGTTTAATTTTATGCTTTTTGATTCTATAGTTTTGTAGTATTTTATTGTCATGGATTGGCGATGATTGTGCAATAACAGacgttttttttttaatttctgcaGCCATCCGGAGGTCACATAACAGTTGCAGGAGAGGATCTACGAACATTTGACAAGAGTGAATGGTCGCAGGTGGTTTCCATAGTGAATCAGGTACCTTTTTGAACCTTCTTGCATCTGATATGAGCATTTCACATGCTGATGCATGAAGCATACAGAGTCAGTCTTCTCTTTTTTCAGCGTTGCCATGATTCTTTTTCTTggttaaccttttttttttagcCTGAGTCTGAACACTCTGCTTTGTGATTATGTCCAAACTGCAATCCAAGCTACCCAACTCACTCAGGATCTATAGGATTGTTGATGTTTCTTTGGTATTTGGTTGGTGTTGTGTTGACAAATTCAATATTGACTTGGGGGTAAATTTTTGTAGGCTAAACATTTCTGCCAAATCCACCATATTGAACTGATACATGCATTAACACACGTGGATATCAATATGAATGCGCAGGTCAtaagattaattaaaatttacaTAAAGCATCAATGCCTACCTAGCATCATATATTGTGGGAAAAAAATGTAACTGGGTTCAACTTGGAACTTGAGTTTGCATTTCATACTAGGTTGAGTAGGGTGTAGGATTGCAGAGTGAGCACGTCCAACTCTGAGTTTTTTTAAAGGTCAACACTGGATCTGTTCTTAGGTTGACTCTGCGGATgcttattttaataatttattgtCAAACTAAACCAAATCAAAAAAGTATTAAATTTGgtctaaaataaaaattttgttgttGAGCTTACTTCtcactttattttaaattttgttattgcctttgttctaaaataaaaatgatacagGAGCCTGTTCTTTTTTCTGTATCTGTTGGAGAGAATATTGCATATGGGCGTCCAAATGATGATGTATCGAAGGATGATGTGATAAAGGCAGCCAAAGCTGCAAACGCCCATGAATTTATAATCTCACTTCCACAGGTTTATCATCTCTATTACATGCTCGTGATAGACCTCCCCTGGCTAACATTTTTGTTATTTGTTGACTGTTTTCTTGTTTAATTAAAAGGGTTATGACACTCTAGTTGGTGAGCGTGGAGGTCTATTGAGTGGGGGACAAAGGCAGGTGCGATAATAatgttgttgtgtgtgtgtgtgtgagagagagagagagagagatacagagagacgagagagagagGCTTATTAGTGGCTGACTTTCTACTATCAATTTGCAGAGAATTGCTATTGCAAGAGCTTTGCTCAAGAATGCACCTATCCTGATTCTTGATGAGGTATGCCTTTGTTTTGTGTCTCTGCCCATATGAATGTTCTGTCCTTGCCTGGGTCAATCACTCTACCTGAAATTGTGTTGGCTGGTCGATCCAGTCTTGCCCAAATTGAACCCACATCCTCATTCCTCATACTTCACAAGGACTGGCCCATATTTTGCCTGAGGACCATGAAAGTTTTTATGGGACTCCCATGGTCTAgctctattatttaaataaatatatccaCTTTTATTCCCACAAAATATAAACATTAATTTCAAAGTAGAATGATAGGAAATGTGGTTGTATGCTTATATGCAGCTACTCTAAATTTGAGCCAGCAACAGGTATTCTCAGAAGTTTGTCCAACTCTTGCACATAAACTTGTACTATTGCGTAAGATGGTGGTTTCAAATAACATTgcctaataataaaataaatagaaaaattaaattagaactctattatttttaatttttaaatctaaaaataGTTTACTGAGCTATTTTGAGGTTTATATTGACAAAAGTGCTTTCTTGATGGGAGTGGTATTCTGGCATCATTTGTTTGAGGTTTTTTCAAGGTTTTGAATTAAGGTTCCAAAGACACAGCATCATCTGCCAAAATAGATTCCTATATTTGAGATAGAGCCAATGCTGGGATGTACAGGCCCTTAGAAACATGCAAGCCTATCATAACCGCGCttcccccccccacccccccccccccccccccccgccccaccCAATTGCATGTGTGATAATTATGTTCTTTACACAGGCTACAAGTGCTTTGGATGCGGCCAGCGAGCGGCTGGTCCAGGATGCTCTGAACCATCTGATGAAGGGAAGGACAACTTTAGTGATTGCTCATAGATTGAGCACAGTTCAGAATGCCCATCAAATTGCTCTTTGTTCTGATGGGAGGGTTGCAGAACTAGGGACCCACTTTGAGTTATTGGCTAGGAAGGGTCAATATGCTGCATTAGTTGGCATTCAAAGGCTTGCATTTGAGTGATTTTCGCTGGAGAATGTCTCCAATTACTCAAAAAAGTCAGATACATGTACATTCCAGTTCTAGAATTTCATGTCAAATTCAAGGCTCTGGCTGCAAAACTACTTGTGTCAAATTCTTTCCTTCATGCTGATTCTCAAGTATGCTATATTCAAAACCAGACACCATGGCTAGAGATTGCAAAAGGAGCTGCTGAGATGGTGAGTTGGAATCTGCAAAATACTGTATGAATTTTTTAAAAGGTAGTCATGACATCACTGGCTGATAATACGACCCAAGCTACTTTGCATTATGCAAAATTAATGAAAACGGTTGCCATCAACTGAAATTGCACTGTTATCTTTTTTAGTTATATCATTATTGTCATTTGTATTTTGATGGTTAGATATGACAACTGTGAAAGTGTACTTAATGTTATGATTTAATACAACATCCTTAAATCTCTGGTGGTCtctatctttttttcttttcctttcttgcaatgtttcttctttttttgtttaatttttagcTATAATGCAAATGCTGCAAAGGCTATAATATGAGTTAGCATCCTAACTTCAGTCATTTGGCTGATAGTGACTCTCTCTTTCAACCCTTGTTTGCAGTTTCTTCCCTTATTGTTTGTGAATACATAGGTTATGGGTGTTGAGGGGATGGGAATGTGGATCTGATGGAGGTTGCAGGCAGTTAATATTTAAGGCTAAATTATattattcttttaaatttttgccaACTTCTGTACATATTACCTTTTGTTATGAATAGACTTGTGAGCATCTGTGGATTTATGATATCCCTTTGTCATACTCCCTCAAGAGCTTGAAGATTGGCTAGGGCTAACTGTGGACAACTGGGCATCCACTGTGGGCTTTCATAAAGGCTTCTGTTTTCAAGCTGTATTAGCACCGGTGAAGAGTTGATTTTTGTGTTCTATTCTTTTACTTTACTGCTTAGTATTGTTTACACTTTATATGAGAGGGATCCATTGCCATCTCTGATTAGCTTTCTAGTGATGACTCCAAAAATAGAAGATATACAGCTATGCGATTGTATTTCATTTGCATTGGGTTCTAGTTCTGGGGAAATTATAAGCTGTCTGCTGAGAGCTTCCTGGTTGTTCTATAGATGAAATATTGTGCACCCAATACAAATAAAGTATTGTATTGTACCTTTATTCAGCTCAACATTGTTTTGCTGTTCCAATATATCTGACTGAGCATGAGTTGAGCTGTGCACAGCGTCAAATATCATGTAATTAATAAACATTTTTAACAACCTCTAGAAGTAGATAATATTATCTAGTTTTCTACCGACCAAAAGGCAGTGTTGTTCTTAGCAGGGTTGTGTTTTGACACGTGAAGGTGAAATTCTCATCATATTCTGGTTATCATTCGGTTGATGCAATGTGGAACAGATTTTGAATTGGACTTGGAATTTATGAACCTGCTGTGGTTCTATTGATGAATATAAATTGTTTCTTTAAAATCTATTTTCTAACCAGCAGTTAAATTTTACAGCACCTAAGGTAGTATCAAGAGGAATCAGTAATGGAGATTATAGCATTCAGGTTTGCGAGGCACTCAGTAGGAAGGCCAAGGAAGGTGTTCATGAATAAATCATCAATGGGGGCAACAGCGGCTACCCCAACTAGCCTGCAGTTCCCTGCTTCATCCAGCCTCTTGCCTCTTCCGCTTCTCATTGTTCCCTTTGACTCCTCGGATGTCAACAGAGTCTCCACTAGCAAGGGAGGGGCTCTGTAAATGCTCCCGACGGAGAAACAAAACTTAGCCTTGAATTCAAGACCAACCTACAGAAAAGGGGAAGAAGGATAAAGCCAGAAAAAAATCAGCAATAAGTAAATTTTTTGCATTGAACCACAAGCACCAACATGATTTTCTGTTGACTTCTTAGGGTTCCTGTCACGGCTGTTTCAATGGGTTTGAAGATATAAAGCCAGAGCTTggattttgaataaaatattggTCTGTGCTTGGATTGCCGGAAATATGGATTTCAAACTTAGAACTTATAGAGGTCTTTTCGACACAACTCAACTCATGATGAAACGAGAAACAAAAAACCAAGCCAGAAGTTGAAAGACAAAGAGGGGCTTCAAATCTTTAACCAGCTTTTGAAATACAAATTTAAACACAAAAAGTAGAACATAGGCTACCTTGCCAGATGCTTGGTGGATGCTGCCTTGAAAGAGCTCTGGAACTATATCAACCCTCAGGAATGGAGGCAATGGCACTCCCAGAAACCTGCTTGTCGCACTCGTCAGCGGTGGAATATACAGTGTTTTCAGGTCAAAACATACGGAAATTTCATCGGTTGATACGTCTGTTGCAGTCCCAATTCCAGTTCCACCTTCTGCATTATATTCAAAATCTGGGTACATGGAAATGCCGAGCTTGCAAGCTCCCAGACTCTGAAATTTAACTATACTGTGGACATCAGTTTTTGGTTGCAGCTGGATTGGACTACGGGGTGTTGCTGTGGAAACAGGTTCCCCTTGTTGGCTTTGGCTGGAAGAAGGGGAAAAGAATGCAACAATTCTAGTTCGAAGCTTTGGTGTCCTCTCAAGAAATTTGCAGGGAATTGGGGGGGTTGAAGGGCTTACTTTACAACCCATTTGATTTTTAGCTTTGCTTTTCTCAAACTCTGCCGAAGGTAATGAAGAATTggatttgaatattttttttgggcATAAAAGAACATGAGGCTGGTCTGTGTTTGGACCTTATCTGTATCATGATATGATGACTGGCTGGGTTATGGTTCTTCTGTGCAATAGCTGGCTGGAGCTGACAATTGtaagaagaaaaatatattaCTCCATTTTTGCCTCATACtcgtttctttaatttttttcaatcAGTCTATTTAACTTGTCCAATTATAACAATTGAATCCTAACAAtgtctccaaaattttgaaaagtgCCATTGAAACTTAATGTAACATTTCATGAATGACATGGTCGGCTGCTTGCAAGAACTAATGTAGGGACATTCATAGCTTACTAGTCTCTTAAAAAATGGGTAGAGTTTGAGGCTTTTATATTAAAGGTATAAAGTTGTCAATGTTTGATTGGTAAGAATAGAATAAATTTTAAGTTGAATGAAGTGAGTATTTATATgacaaaaatgtaaaataataaagattAAATCTATTATATTCCATTTTGTTCGTATCCTATGGAAACAATTTTGGAACCTCAATAGGGAATAGAAAGAAGTATGGAATGGGAGGTGGATTACTTCTAATTGTGTATAATCCAGAATATTGAACCCCTAGTTTGAAAAAGTTCAAAACTTAACAATTATCCTAATTTACACAAGTTATGATGATTAATTTGTAATATGATCAATAATCATGAAAGTTTATATGCATGTAGTTGTTTGTTTCTGTGTAATCTCTTTTTAgctttcaagaaaaaaaaaaagataacttGTGTAAATAATACAAGCTACATATTGTTATCTATAAATTCACATGATGAATTAAGGATAGGATGGTAAAGGGTTTTTTTGTTAGTCGTaagttttcatatttttttttcgaTATTAAAAAATTTGTATTAGTActtcttaattaatttatttactcaaaaaatattattttagttGTTTTATGCATGTGAGTGTATGCGAAATGTTATTATTGAATAAGaatttaatttatgttttaataAATGGTGTGTTTCATGTAGTTTGGATTTAAAATTCCATATCCTTTGGTGATTCTAAGTTATGTATTTTAACTTGATTTGAtatttgatctctctctctctctctctctctctctctctcacacacacacacacacatatatatatatatatatatctatatatataatgtgaatatttaatttttttataatttggtTGTACGATTGATTTTCAATTTAGCTGCtctagatttgaaaattaagtaaaacttttaaattcaataaaatgaaattttgttcaaatttatattCCCTTAATCTTTTAAATAGATTGGGTAAACTCAAGGATCTTTGATTTTAATTAACGTAATGTTATTTCTTTGTTTGAAGGGTTGCTTTCATTTGTTGATTTGAAAGTGAAGAGATTTGTAATCTTTCAGCGGAATAAATATCATCATCCAAGACATATACTAAAAGTGggttaatatatattattatcatctataacatatactaaaagtGGATTTTGAATCCTTAACTCTTGATGTGCGTCTTTCTGTGTTTTTCGATTCGGGTAGATTTAGATGTgaattttgataacatataacacaagattgtattgaatttctttaaattcacataaattcaaatttaagtcaTAAATTCCGTGTTTTCAAACACTACTTAAGCATATCTTAATTGACTCTTGAGGTTATGACAAGTAGCCTTTGTGTGGTTTGAGGTTGAGAACATTGTTTGTAAGGCTCTTAGGTAATTCATGGAAAACTTTAATAGTTGTAAGTGCATTGATATTGTAGTGAAGAACATGGATACAGTGAAAAATTCAAATCATCGCTTCTTATAAGTGAATTTCTACTTAAATGATTGCTTTGAGAAGTCTATAGGTTTCAAGTTAGAGTTGGACTATTATAATATAGTGTGCGTCTCTTatccttcctctttatttttttacTCCATTTATATTGTGTGTTCTATTATTTGAATTGATGTGGCTTgattgaaattaattttaaaattaaatttagttATGAATACAATTCACATTGGATTGATAGTTATCTGACCaacaatatttatattttatgctAATGATAAATCATTattgtaatttttaaattttaaaaattaatagcACTTTCAACATTTTAAATATGATGACAAATTTGGTATGATTTAACAAATAATTGAATGACTTGATTGAAAAATTAAATCTTCAAAATAAAAACAAGGTAGTGCAAATTCAAGAATATAAACTATTATTCATATGTTTGAATCTTCAACTTGAATTTGAGtggattaaaaaaaaacttaatataaaatcatactacaatgcaaatccacacaaatttaaACTGAATGTTTGAAAAGTAAAATATTTGCTTGTACAACCCTaatgcataaaaataaataaatgaataaaacaaAATTATTGTATTAGATCACAATAAATACTTCTTTTGACCTAACACCAAAGGTTAAATAttgtataaatttatttatttatttattttgttgatcgacTAGGAATCTTATGGAATTAGAGCTACACGAAGGAAGGGAATAGTAGGCCTACCAGAACTCAAGACCTTTAATACGAAAGTCTCAAACTCAAATCATTGTGCCCCTTTGAAGGCCTAAGACTTCAGGgtgtatttatttatatattagaCTTGAGTTGCTTGGCTAAAAACTCTTATCCTACTTATgtaattgatattatttttattataagtaGTTTTCTATTTATagtgaataaataaattatgACAAAGCATTATTTATTTCGCAACTTTTTTCTCTTCTATTTATGTTATTAATTTTCAtctattatcaaaaataaaataaaaataaagaattatgtctataatttttagttatttttgcataaaatattttactatccaaaaacatttttttttggatttaataattcatttatacataatttttaattaaaataaaaataaattgacCTTGTAAATTTGAAATATTATTAAAAGAACATATCTGTAAAAttgcttatttttttaaaataataaaaaacatttgaaaataCTTTTACTAATTTGTAATTGTCGTAAAATTATTTTTGTAGTACTAAAAAGTgggttttgaaatataataattaaactaaatattttttaattagtcttaattttgtatttttatttttaatcatatttttatttttaaaatgaggGAGGAAAAGCTTTTATAtgatcatatttttttaattttttttaattttataaatattaattgaatatgttgctcattttgaattttaattttttacttcttattttttatttttta
The Malania oleifera isolate guangnan ecotype guangnan chromosome 13, ASM2987363v1, whole genome shotgun sequence DNA segment above includes these coding regions:
- the LOC131146790 gene encoding uncharacterized protein LOC131146790, which translates into the protein MGCKVSPSTPPIPCKFLERTPKLRTRIVAFFSPSSSQSQQGEPVSTATPRSPIQLQPKTDVHSIVKFQSLGACKLGISMYPDFEYNAEGGTGIGTATDVSTDEISVCFDLKTLYIPPLTSATSRFLGVPLPPFLRVDIVPELFQGSIHQASGKVGLEFKAKFCFSVGSIYRAPPLLVETLLTSEESKGTMRSGRGKRLDEAGNCRLVGVAAVAPIDDLFMNTFLGLPTECLANLNAIISITDSS